The proteins below are encoded in one region of Microscilla marina ATCC 23134:
- the surE gene encoding 5'/3'-nucleotidase SurE yields the protein MTDNNNTSKRPLILVSNDDGITAPGIGFLVQVMKEIGDVIVVAPDSPQSGMGHAITVGNSLRLDKVNIFEGVEAYECSGTPADCIKLAKHYVLKELTPDLVVSGINHGANTSVSVLYSGTMSAAIEAAIEGLPAIGFSLCDYRQDADFSHVLPYVKKIAEEALNSGVPQGVALNVNFPINSNTPIKGVKVCRQANAHWQENFDQRMDPHGRKYFWLVGDFVNKDKGEDTDEWALSQNYASIVPCEFDLTAHHVLSKLNNWNLD from the coding sequence ATGACAGATAACAACAACACCTCCAAAAGACCACTGATTTTAGTATCTAATGATGATGGAATTACAGCACCAGGCATAGGGTTTTTGGTGCAGGTAATGAAGGAAATTGGTGATGTAATAGTAGTGGCTCCCGACAGCCCACAGTCAGGTATGGGGCATGCCATTACAGTAGGCAATTCGCTTAGGTTAGACAAAGTAAATATTTTTGAAGGAGTAGAAGCCTACGAGTGTTCAGGTACGCCAGCCGATTGTATAAAACTTGCCAAGCACTACGTGTTAAAAGAATTAACACCAGACTTGGTAGTAAGTGGCATCAATCACGGCGCCAATACTTCGGTAAGTGTGCTGTATTCGGGTACTATGTCGGCAGCTATAGAAGCCGCTATAGAAGGCTTGCCAGCTATAGGCTTTTCATTGTGTGACTATAGGCAAGATGCTGACTTTTCTCATGTATTGCCTTATGTCAAAAAAATTGCAGAAGAAGCGCTTAATTCAGGAGTGCCACAAGGGGTAGCGCTTAATGTGAACTTTCCGATAAACTCAAATACACCCATCAAGGGGGTAAAAGTTTGTCGACAGGCAAATGCGCATTGGCAAGAAAACTTCGACCAAAGAATGGACCCACATGGCAGGAAATATTTTTGGTTGGTGGGTGATTTTGTAAACAAAGATAAAGGAGAGGATACTGATGAGTGGGCATTGAGTCAAAATTATGCTTCTATTGTACCTTGTGAGTTTGACCTGACTGCGCATCATGTGTTGAGTAAACTCAATAATTGGAATTTAGATTAA
- the rpsL gene encoding 30S ribosomal protein S12, whose amino-acid sequence MPTIQQLVRKGRKTLTSKSKSPALDRCPQRRGVCTRVYTTTPKKPNSAMRKVARVRLTNGKEVNAYIPGEGHNLQEHSIVLIRGGRVKDLPGVRYHIIRGALDTAGVEGRSQGRSKYGAKRPKSKK is encoded by the coding sequence TATACAACAATTAGTAAGAAAAGGGAGGAAAACGTTAACGAGTAAATCAAAATCTCCTGCTTTGGACAGATGTCCACAACGCAGAGGTGTATGTACAAGGGTTTACACTACTACTCCCAAAAAACCAAACTCTGCCATGCGTAAAGTTGCGCGTGTGCGTCTCACCAACGGAAAAGAGGTAAACGCCTATATCCCTGGTGAAGGACATAATTTGCAGGAACACTCTATAGTTTTAATTAGAGGTGGAAGGGTAAAAGATTTGCCTGGTGTACGTTATCACATCATACGAGGAGCGTTAGATACCGCAGGTGTGGAAGGTCGTTCGCAAGGAAGATCTAAGTACGGGGCAAAAAGACCAAAAAGTAAAAAATAG
- the rpsJ gene encoding 30S ribosomal protein S10, with product MTQKIRIKLKSYDHNLVDKSAEKIVKAVKATQAVVSGPIPLPTKKEIFTVLRSPHVNKKSREQFQLCTHKRLVDIYSQSSKTVDALMKLELPSGVDVEIKV from the coding sequence ATGACGCAAAAGATCAGAATCAAGTTAAAGTCTTATGACCACAATTTAGTGGACAAATCTGCTGAAAAAATTGTAAAAGCAGTAAAGGCTACGCAAGCAGTAGTAAGTGGACCAATTCCATTGCCTACTAAAAAAGAGATATTTACAGTATTGAGATCACCTCACGTAAATAAAAAATCTCGTGAGCAGTTTCAACTGTGTACACACAAACGTTTGGTAGATATTTATTCTCAAAGCTCTAAAACTGTAGATGCTTTGATGAAACTAGAGTTGCCAAGTGGTGTAGACGTAGAGATCAAAGTTTGA
- a CDS encoding bifunctional 3,4-dihydroxy-2-butanone-4-phosphate synthase/GTP cyclohydrolase II, which translates to MSKDHNIKLDTIEEAIEAIKRGEVIIVVDDEDRENEGDFICAAETITPEIVNFMRQEGGGYLCAALTEERCEELELDLMVGKNTDPHKTAFTVTVDLLGNGCTTGISAHDRAKTINALADPATKPNELGRPGHINPLKAKSGGVLRRAGHTEATVDFARLAGFQPAGALIEILNEDGSMARLPELRKVADKHGLKLVSIEDLISYRMKHDSLIKREIGIEMPTEWGNFDLIAFRQTNTGELHLGLVKGQWEKDEPVLVRVHSSCVTGDIFGSCRCDCGPQLYQAMKMVEEEGKGVVLYMNQEGRGIGLLNKLKAYKLQEQGLDTVEANVKLGFKMDSRDYGVGAQILRDLGVTKMRLISNNPRKRTGLIGYGLEVVENVPIEITPNKHNEKYLKTKRDKMGHQILQEPEK; encoded by the coding sequence ATGAGCAAAGATCATAATATTAAATTAGATACTATTGAAGAAGCGATTGAGGCAATCAAACGTGGAGAAGTAATCATTGTGGTAGACGACGAAGATCGAGAGAATGAGGGCGATTTTATTTGTGCAGCAGAAACTATTACCCCTGAAATAGTAAACTTTATGCGACAAGAAGGGGGAGGGTATTTGTGTGCAGCACTTACCGAAGAACGTTGCGAGGAACTTGAGCTTGACTTGATGGTGGGTAAAAATACTGACCCACATAAAACAGCCTTTACAGTAACAGTTGATTTGTTGGGGAATGGCTGTACTACAGGTATATCGGCACATGATCGGGCAAAAACTATCAATGCTTTGGCAGACCCGGCCACTAAACCCAACGAGTTAGGCAGACCCGGCCATATCAACCCTTTGAAAGCCAAATCAGGAGGGGTGTTGCGTCGGGCTGGACATACAGAGGCTACAGTAGACTTTGCTCGTTTGGCTGGTTTTCAGCCTGCGGGTGCTTTGATTGAAATATTGAATGAAGATGGTTCTATGGCCAGGTTGCCAGAGTTAAGAAAAGTAGCAGATAAGCATGGGCTTAAGCTTGTCTCTATTGAAGATCTTATCTCTTATCGCATGAAGCATGATTCTTTGATCAAGCGTGAGATTGGTATAGAAATGCCCACCGAGTGGGGGAATTTTGACTTGATTGCTTTTAGGCAAACCAATACGGGAGAGCTGCATTTGGGTTTGGTAAAAGGGCAGTGGGAAAAAGATGAGCCAGTATTGGTAAGGGTGCATTCTTCTTGTGTAACAGGAGATATTTTTGGGTCATGCCGTTGCGATTGTGGACCACAATTGTACCAAGCAATGAAAATGGTAGAAGAAGAAGGCAAAGGAGTGGTGTTGTACATGAATCAGGAAGGCCGCGGGATTGGACTTTTGAACAAGCTAAAAGCCTACAAACTACAAGAACAAGGGTTAGATACGGTAGAGGCAAACGTAAAGTTAGGTTTCAAGATGGACTCTCGCGATTATGGAGTAGGGGCTCAAATACTCAGAGATCTGGGGGTTACCAAAATGCGATTGATCTCTAATAATCCGCGCAAACGCACTGGGTTGATTGGCTACGGCCTCGAGGTAGTAGAAAATGTTCCCATAGAGATTACTCCTAACAAACATAACGAGAAGTACCTCAAAACCAAAAGAGATAAGATGGGACATCAGATTTTGCAAGAACCAGAAAAATAA
- the fusA gene encoding elongation factor G, producing MADLTLLRNIGIMAHIDAGKTTTTERILYYTGLTHKIGEVHDGAATMDHMAQEQERGITITSAATTTNWNYPTVQGENIPGTNTYKVNIIDTPGHVDFTVEVERSLRVLDGAVALFCAVSGVEPQSETVWRQADKYLVPRICFVNKMDRAGADFFNAVADIKDKLGANPVPLQIPIGAEDEFKGVVDLITNEAIVWNEEDQGKTYKVIDIPEDLKETVSEWRGKLVESVAEYDDALMEKFFEDENSITKEEMMAAIRKAVIDMSMSPVMCGSAFKNKGVQALLDAVIAFLPSPLDLPDVEGEDPDTGETITRKADSTDAFSALAFKIATDPYVGRLCFIRAYSGKLDAGSYVTNMRTGKKERISRLMQMHANKQNPIPSVEAGDICAGVGFKDIKTGDTLVEVGKPIILESMSFPDPVIGYAIEPKTQADADKLGTAIAKLVEEDPTLTVQTDEETGQTVLRGMGELHLEIIMDRMRREFKVEVNQGAPQVAYKEALTKSFDHKEVYKKQTGGKGKFADIRFELKPREDGKPGLEFLNEIKGGRIPKEFIPSIEKGFTEAMKNGALAGYPVDSMTVRLYDGSFHDVDSDALSFEMAARLGFKVAAKQAGAKIMEPVMAVEVTTPDEYTGPVNGDLNKRRGLMKGMDAKAGAQIVKADVPLSELFGYVTDLRTISSGRASASLTFSHYDFVPNNIAEEVITKAKGE from the coding sequence ATGGCTGATTTAACGCTCTTACGCAATATCGGTATCATGGCACACATTGATGCTGGTAAAACTACAACGACTGAACGTATCCTGTATTACACAGGATTAACCCACAAAATTGGCGAGGTTCACGATGGTGCTGCTACTATGGATCACATGGCGCAGGAGCAGGAAAGAGGTATTACCATTACTTCTGCTGCAACCACCACTAACTGGAACTACCCAACTGTTCAAGGCGAAAACATTCCTGGCACTAACACTTACAAAGTTAACATCATTGATACTCCTGGTCACGTTGATTTTACTGTAGAAGTAGAGCGTTCTCTGCGTGTATTAGATGGTGCTGTGGCTTTGTTTTGTGCTGTTTCTGGTGTAGAACCTCAGTCTGAAACTGTTTGGCGACAAGCTGATAAGTATCTTGTACCACGTATTTGTTTTGTAAATAAAATGGACCGTGCAGGTGCAGATTTCTTTAATGCCGTAGCAGACATTAAAGACAAATTGGGTGCTAACCCTGTTCCTCTGCAAATTCCTATTGGAGCAGAAGATGAATTCAAAGGAGTGGTAGATTTGATTACCAACGAAGCCATTGTTTGGAACGAAGAGGATCAAGGAAAAACCTACAAAGTAATTGATATTCCTGAAGATTTGAAGGAAACTGTCTCTGAGTGGAGAGGTAAATTAGTAGAGAGTGTTGCAGAGTATGATGATGCGTTGATGGAGAAGTTCTTTGAGGACGAAAACTCTATTACTAAGGAGGAAATGATGGCAGCCATCCGTAAAGCAGTAATTGACATGTCTATGTCTCCTGTAATGTGCGGTTCTGCCTTCAAAAACAAAGGAGTGCAAGCATTGTTAGATGCTGTGATTGCCTTCTTACCTAGTCCTTTAGATTTGCCCGATGTTGAAGGTGAAGATCCTGATACAGGTGAAACTATCACTCGTAAAGCGGATTCAACAGATGCTTTCTCTGCATTGGCATTTAAAATTGCCACTGACCCTTATGTTGGTCGTTTGTGTTTCATACGTGCATATTCTGGGAAATTAGATGCTGGTTCTTATGTAACTAACATGCGTACTGGCAAAAAAGAGCGTATCTCTCGCTTGATGCAAATGCACGCCAATAAGCAAAACCCGATTCCTAGTGTAGAAGCTGGTGATATTTGTGCTGGTGTAGGTTTCAAAGACATTAAGACAGGTGATACCTTAGTAGAAGTAGGTAAGCCAATCATTCTTGAGTCTATGAGTTTTCCTGACCCTGTAATTGGTTACGCTATTGAGCCTAAAACTCAAGCGGATGCTGATAAACTGGGTACTGCAATTGCCAAATTGGTAGAGGAAGATCCTACTTTGACTGTTCAGACAGACGAAGAAACTGGACAAACTGTACTAAGAGGTATGGGTGAGCTTCACTTAGAGATTATCATGGATCGTATGAGACGTGAATTTAAGGTAGAAGTAAACCAAGGTGCTCCTCAGGTAGCTTACAAAGAAGCCTTGACTAAGTCTTTTGATCACAAAGAGGTATATAAAAAGCAAACGGGTGGTAAAGGTAAATTTGCCGATATTCGTTTCGAATTGAAGCCTCGTGAAGATGGCAAGCCTGGTCTTGAGTTCTTGAACGAAATTAAAGGTGGACGTATTCCTAAGGAATTTATCCCATCTATTGAAAAAGGATTTACTGAAGCAATGAAAAATGGTGCTTTGGCTGGTTACCCTGTAGATTCAATGACAGTTCGTTTGTATGACGGTTCTTTCCACGATGTGGATTCTGATGCCCTTTCTTTTGAAATGGCTGCCCGTCTTGGGTTCAAAGTAGCAGCAAAACAAGCTGGTGCTAAAATAATGGAACCAGTTATGGCAGTAGAAGTAACTACTCCTGACGAGTATACCGGACCTGTAAATGGTGACTTGAACAAACGTCGCGGATTGATGAAGGGAATGGATGCTAAGGCTGGTGCTCAGATAGTAAAGGCTGATGTGCCTTTGTCAGAACTATTTGGTTATGTTACTGACCTTCGTACGATTTCTTCAGGACGTGCTTCTGCAAGTTTGACCTTCTCTCATTACGACTTTGTGCCTAACAACATTGCCGAAGAGGTAATTACAAAAGCCAAAGGAGAGTAG
- the rpsG gene encoding 30S ribosomal protein S7, whose translation MRKRKPKKRYLLPDPKFQDVLVTKFVNYLMEDGKKSLAYSIFYGALDLVQEKTGDSGLEMWKKALNNVMPGVEVRSRRVGGATFQVPTEVRPERKVSLGIKWMISFARKRGEKTMHERLAAEIIAGAKNEGGAVKKKDDTHRMAEANRAFSHFRF comes from the coding sequence ATGAGAAAAAGAAAACCGAAAAAACGCTATCTACTCCCTGATCCAAAGTTTCAGGATGTATTGGTAACCAAGTTTGTAAACTATCTGATGGAAGATGGTAAAAAAAGTCTTGCTTATAGTATCTTTTATGGTGCTTTAGACTTGGTTCAAGAGAAAACAGGCGACAGTGGTCTTGAAATGTGGAAAAAGGCCTTGAATAATGTAATGCCCGGGGTAGAAGTTAGAAGTAGAAGAGTGGGAGGAGCTACCTTCCAGGTGCCAACCGAGGTTCGTCCTGAAAGAAAAGTTTCTTTAGGAATTAAATGGATGATAAGCTTTGCACGAAAACGCGGTGAAAAAACAATGCACGAGCGTTTGGCAGCTGAAATTATAGCTGGTGCTAAAAATGAAGGTGGAGCTGTAAAGAAGAAAGATGATACTCATCGTATGGCTGAGGCTAACCGAGCATTTTCACACTTCAGATTTTAA